The DNA region GGTCCACCTGTGGACCTGTCACGCCAACGCCAACCAGAAATGGACCCTGCCCTGACCAACCGAAGCGCTGCAAACCCCAGTTGAGATCGCGGTCTCCCGCATGACGTCGCCCCGCTCACCGGCGTGAGCGGGGCGACGTCCGTCCGAGCGCGACCCTGGGGATGCCGCGGCTTCCAGCTCCGCGGCTCGCTCCCCGTCCGGTCAGGCGCCCGCGGACACCTCCTCCAGCGGGAAGTGGCACAGGGCCGTGTGGGGTTCGGCCCCGTCCGCGCTCTCCCGCGCGACGACCGGCGGTGCCTGGGTCGCGCACCGGTCCTCGGCACGCCAGCACCGGGTGCGGAAGCGGCACCCGGAGGGGATGTCGAAGGGTGAGGGGATCTCCCCGTGGAGCTGGATCTCCTGACGGTGGGTGTCGCGGCCGGTGCCGAGGACGGGGGCGGCCGACATCAGTGCGGCCGTGTAGGGGTGTCGGGGCTGGTCGAAGACGTCCTCCGTGTCCCCGTGTTCGACGACCTTGCCCAGGTACATCACGGTGACCCGGTCGGAGATGTAGCGCACCACGGACAGGTCGTGGGAGATGAACAGATAGGTGACACCGAGGCGCGTGCGCAGGTCGGAGAGTACGTTCAGGACCTGCGCCTGGACCGACAGGTCGAGGGCGGAGACGGGTTCGTCGCAGACGACGAGTTCGGGGTCCAGGGCGAGCGCGCGGGCGATGCCGATGCGCTGGCGCTGTCCGCCGGAGAACTCGTTGGGGTAGCGGTGGGCGTCGCTCTCCCGCAGTC from Streptomyces sp. ALI-76-A includes:
- a CDS encoding ABC transporter ATP-binding protein; amino-acid sequence: MSDSRATTAAPGPRADGTQESPPLLEVRGVTKTFGSGRRRMTALDGVDLRIGKGQTLGLVGESGCGKSTLARVLLGLERPDSGTVRFDGTDPFALRGKESLAWRRRVQMVFQDPFASLNARMSAADLIGEPWRTHKDVVPGAKAREKRIRELLDLVGLRESDAHRYPNEFSGGQRQRIGIARALALDPELVVCDEPVSALDLSVQAQVLNVLSDLRTRLGVTYLFISHDLSVVRYISDRVTVMYLGKVVEHGDTEDVFDQPRHPYTAALMSAAPVLGTGRDTHRQEIQLHGEIPSPFDIPSGCRFRTRCWRAEDRCATQAPPVVARESADGAEPHTALCHFPLEEVSAGA